One window of the Candidatus Zixiibacteriota bacterium genome contains the following:
- a CDS encoding hypothetical protein (Evidence 5 : Unknown function) has product MENLGLLFISFILLMGGAPQPKNEMDDSTRTSIREFVFGHYHKYDIDTSGSEPMIGVILETDGNRKQLDSIGMIIYSIDRNRVFGKIPIRLISQVSGLTSVKKLIPNLRLSLDVVPGERKGSLYLSFDSLNQIASDTVEVFLLKYGNYRGEVSFDTIYQYTVPLQNDTSYLIGNIEEGWYDVYLFPGIIKSPPIRRGAEFSFESDSPAIIYKKLIIMNRMTSVMDLRGEKWPALEKGSADSAAVIQEWIPKYLKK; this is encoded by the coding sequence ATGGAAAATTTAGGATTGCTTTTTATTTCTTTCATTTTATTAATGGGTGGCGCCCCTCAGCCCAAAAATGAAATGGATGACAGTACGCGCACCTCCATCAGGGAATTTGTATTTGGGCATTATCATAAATATGATATAGATACAAGCGGCTCAGAACCTATGATTGGAGTTATTCTTGAGACGGACGGTAATAGAAAACAGCTTGACTCTATTGGGATGATTATTTACTCCATTGATAGGAATAGAGTATTTGGGAAAATCCCAATACGGCTGATTTCACAGGTGAGTGGGCTCACTTCAGTAAAGAAATTAATCCCCAATTTGCGACTTTCATTAGATGTCGTTCCTGGTGAGCGAAAAGGATCCTTGTATCTCTCGTTCGATTCCCTGAATCAGATCGCTTCTGACACAGTGGAAGTATTTCTTCTAAAATACGGTAATTACCGGGGTGAAGTATCATTTGATACTATTTATCAATATACAGTGCCGTTACAAAACGACACCTCATATTTGATCGGCAATATAGAAGAAGGGTGGTATGACGTTTATCTTTTCCCGGGTATCATAAAATCACCACCAATCAGGAGAGGAGCGGAATTCTCATTTGAAAGTGATTCACCGGCGATTATTTATAAGAAATTGATAATTATGAACCGAATGACCTCCGTCATGGATTTGAGAGGGGAAAAATGGCCCGCTCTTGAAAAAGGGAGCGCCGATTCAGCAGCAGTCATTCAAGAATGGATTCCGAAATATCTGAAAAAATAA
- a CDS encoding exported hypothetical protein (Evidence 5 : Unknown function) — protein sequence MLSSIRIFISVIFILGILAHSLSFAASKRNWELMLEYSPLYDIDTTTTPPTIGVIVEANGDYHDLENVGAEILSIKGHRINCKVPIDSLEILAGLSAVKCYSFNSKIELDLDMSAVAIGAPEVCNQSGYTGKSVIVGIVDGGIDAHHPDFQRGQNNTRFLYIWDQMDTRGSHPSNYYYGSEYSKSDIDGGQYINGGSYWTDAYGHGSVVTGIACGGGRVGGNGIEAGKYTGIAKDADIIFVRMLPLYANIEDAVEYIIEKAESLKRPCVINLSLGYKGGPRDGTSPFERFMDKLLTDYHERSVVIVNSCGNTRFDANNAEVAFNPQLWGKNRDHIRFYDDETMVVNVGSGLYNQDYVSIEIWYHANSETRISVTAPLMDSLGNSTPFWIGSYESGNGNGWPGEGWDMPGIGFVKIHNEDWDANHPDPYPYTYDQVATVEIADHDYDLSPGDWFISMSDVNGPWDAYITYQDHGLNLYSFLENDANSYEVNEPGNSSYIITVGSINTKNNWYDCLGMSVPGPAPYDKFDALGFPINQISFFSSLGPTRDVRTKPEIYAPGAWVASTCPDSLLYAYSSTGMRYSLADDCRHILMRGTSMSAPHVTGVVALMLEKNGFLSLNEIRNALFSTELANGMVNAPGAIAAIPPACIPGDVNGDRTINIIDVNGLISFLYKGGASPSPYAICSGDADCNCRLNIQDVSTIINFLYKSGPSLGDQNTWVRNCGNPPQ from the coding sequence ATGTTGTCAAGCATACGCATATTTATAAGCGTCATTTTTATTCTTGGCATATTGGCCCATTCTTTATCTTTCGCCGCATCGAAAAGAAATTGGGAGCTTATGCTGGAATATTCTCCTTTATATGATATTGATACCACTACGACGCCGCCCACAATAGGCGTTATCGTTGAAGCCAACGGAGACTATCATGATTTGGAGAATGTGGGTGCGGAAATATTGAGTATAAAAGGACATCGGATTAATTGCAAAGTGCCGATCGATAGTTTAGAAATTTTAGCCGGTCTTTCGGCTGTGAAATGCTACTCATTTAATAGTAAAATTGAATTAGATTTGGATATGAGCGCCGTTGCCATAGGTGCGCCTGAAGTCTGCAATCAAAGCGGATATACCGGCAAGAGCGTAATTGTTGGCATTGTGGATGGCGGTATTGACGCACATCATCCAGATTTTCAGAGGGGTCAAAATAATACGCGATTCCTTTATATTTGGGATCAGATGGACACAAGGGGCTCGCATCCATCTAATTATTATTACGGTTCAGAATACAGCAAGAGCGATATAGACGGAGGCCAATATATAAATGGTGGGTCGTATTGGACGGATGCTTATGGACATGGAAGTGTGGTGACCGGCATCGCCTGCGGAGGGGGACGGGTAGGCGGAAATGGCATCGAAGCGGGAAAATATACAGGTATAGCTAAAGATGCAGACATTATTTTTGTTCGGATGCTGCCCTTATATGCAAATATCGAGGATGCCGTGGAATATATTATCGAAAAGGCAGAATCCCTAAAGCGACCCTGTGTCATTAATTTAAGCCTCGGTTATAAAGGAGGGCCTCGGGACGGTACAAGCCCATTTGAACGCTTTATGGATAAACTATTGACCGATTATCATGAAAGATCAGTTGTTATTGTCAATTCCTGCGGAAATACCCGATTTGATGCGAACAATGCCGAGGTGGCCTTTAATCCACAATTGTGGGGCAAAAATCGTGACCATATAAGATTTTATGATGATGAGACTATGGTGGTAAATGTGGGATCCGGTTTATATAATCAAGATTATGTTTCAATAGAAATATGGTATCACGCCAATTCGGAAACGAGAATATCCGTTACAGCTCCATTAATGGATTCGCTTGGTAATAGCACTCCATTTTGGATAGGGTCATATGAGTCGGGAAACGGAAATGGATGGCCGGGCGAGGGGTGGGACATGCCAGGTATCGGATTTGTTAAAATTCATAATGAAGACTGGGATGCAAATCATCCTGATCCATACCCGTATACATATGATCAAGTTGCGACTGTTGAGATAGCTGATCATGATTATGACCTTTCACCCGGCGACTGGTTTATAAGTATGAGTGATGTAAATGGACCATGGGATGCCTACATCACATATCAGGATCATGGGCTGAATTTATATTCATTTTTGGAAAATGATGCTAATTCATATGAAGTTAATGAACCGGGAAATTCTTCCTATATTATTACTGTTGGTTCAATTAATACAAAAAACAATTGGTATGATTGCCTGGGAATGTCAGTGCCCGGGCCGGCACCATATGATAAATTTGATGCACTCGGCTTTCCGATTAATCAAATATCTTTTTTCAGCTCGTTGGGCCCTACACGGGATGTCAGAACCAAACCTGAAATTTACGCCCCTGGTGCTTGGGTCGCAAGCACTTGCCCCGATAGTCTGCTTTATGCATATTCAAGCACAGGTATGAGATATTCATTGGCAGATGACTGTCGCCATATCCTTATGCGGGGTACCAGTATGTCCGCGCCCCACGTTACCGGTGTAGTTGCTCTAATGCTCGAAAAAAATGGTTTCCTTTCTCTTAATGAAATTCGTAATGCATTATTTTCAACCGAATTGGCCAATGGTATGGTTAACGCTCCAGGCGCCATTGCGGCTATTCCTCCGGCCTGCATTCCGGGAGATGTTAATGGGGATAGAACCATTAATATTATAGATGTGAATGGATTAATTAGTTTTCTATATAAAGGCGGTGCAAGCCCATCACCATATGCAATTTGCTCGGGCGATGCTGATTGCAATTGTCGGCTAAATATTCAAGATGTATCTACAATTATAAATTTTCTTTATAAATCAGGGCCTTCTCTTGGGGATCAGAATACATGGGTGCGTAATTGCGGCAATCCGCCGCAATGA
- a CDS encoding conserved exported hypothetical protein (Evidence 4 : Unknown function but conserved in other organisms) translates to MTLKVILIAVALFLVLSLILVVGAVSVKADDTVIDMTDFQTGDLVVDGFELKGQTRVTIHAIGAALKNTEDLYAYGWIIDADSREPVWIQSDQESHRYKGSNYFREFEGEITLPAGRYECYYYASRPFYTDLDIKFDDLGKALEFLGDFIGKNDENQKYYDENLDALLFEITAPAGLFTKFNPSKNIGENSIIEFSQPGNDYTGKKGFTLKKDLNLKIIAEGEYSSSDRVFVDYGWIINADSRKKVWQMDKWNTSWSGGARKNRGFIGDVSLPAGNYIACYVTDDSHTFGDWNSLPPYDPLHYGFNIYTQNAADKQYVAPYEDTYSEPLIISLTHIGNNAFRSKAFTLKKPTDLHIVAIGEYGYDDAFVDYGWIENIDDNDKVWEMAEENTEHAGGASKNRKFDGIVTLPAGNYMVYYTSDDSHSYGDWNATAPLDRDMWGITIFGAGKNFDPKMVEVHDQEPANPNILVNLTGIGDDADVEEDFKISVPEKVHIFALGEGRDGEMFDYGWIVNKKNGETVWEMTYRMTRHAGGADKNRKVESDIYLEPGQYEAHFETDDSHSFPDFNAARPDMPQKWGITITKK, encoded by the coding sequence GTGACATTGAAAGTGATCCTGATTGCCGTGGCATTGTTTCTGGTCCTGAGCCTGATTCTTGTGGTCGGGGCGGTATCGGTCAAAGCCGACGACACCGTGATTGATATGACCGATTTCCAAACTGGGGATCTGGTGGTTGACGGCTTCGAATTGAAAGGACAAACCAGGGTCACCATTCACGCTATCGGGGCGGCCCTTAAAAATACCGAGGACCTTTATGCCTACGGTTGGATAATCGACGCCGATTCGCGCGAACCGGTCTGGATTCAGAGCGATCAGGAATCGCATCGCTACAAAGGCTCCAATTATTTTCGGGAATTCGAGGGGGAAATAACCCTTCCGGCGGGACGTTATGAATGTTATTACTATGCGTCCCGGCCCTTTTATACCGACCTCGATATCAAATTCGATGATTTGGGCAAAGCCCTGGAATTTCTGGGAGATTTTATCGGCAAAAATGATGAAAACCAGAAATATTACGATGAAAATCTCGACGCTCTTCTTTTTGAAATAACCGCCCCGGCCGGTCTTTTTACGAAATTCAATCCCTCCAAAAATATAGGGGAAAACAGTATTATCGAATTTTCCCAGCCGGGCAATGATTATACCGGGAAAAAGGGGTTTACTCTTAAAAAGGACCTGAATTTAAAAATAATCGCGGAGGGGGAGTATTCCTCCAGCGACCGGGTTTTTGTCGATTACGGCTGGATAATAAATGCCGACTCGCGCAAAAAAGTCTGGCAGATGGATAAATGGAACACATCATGGTCGGGCGGCGCCCGCAAAAATCGCGGCTTTATCGGCGATGTCAGCCTGCCTGCCGGCAATTATATCGCCTGCTATGTCACCGATGACAGTCATACTTTCGGGGATTGGAACAGCCTGCCTCCCTATGACCCGCTCCATTACGGATTCAATATTTATACTCAAAACGCCGCCGATAAGCAGTATGTCGCTCCTTATGAAGATACTTACAGCGAGCCGTTAATTATTTCCTTGACCCACATCGGCAATAATGCCTTTAGATCCAAAGCCTTTACTCTCAAGAAACCGACCGATTTGCATATTGTCGCGATCGGGGAGTACGGCTACGATGATGCCTTTGTCGATTACGGCTGGATTGAAAATATCGATGATAATGACAAAGTCTGGGAAATGGCCGAAGAGAATACCGAGCATGCCGGCGGGGCCTCGAAAAACCGCAAATTCGACGGCATCGTTACTTTGCCGGCGGGGAATTATATGGTTTATTATACCTCCGACGATTCCCATTCCTATGGCGACTGGAATGCCACCGCCCCTCTGGATCGCGATATGTGGGGTATAACTATTTTCGGCGCCGGCAAGAATTTCGATCCGAAAATGGTCGAAGTGCATGATCAGGAGCCGGCCAATCCCAATATCCTGGTTAATCTGACCGGCATCGGCGATGACGCCGATGTGGAGGAGGATTTCAAAATTTCCGTGCCGGAGAAGGTGCATATTTTCGCGCTGGGGGAGGGGCGCGACGGGGAAATGTTCGACTACGGCTGGATTGTGAATAAGAAAAACGGGGAGACGGTCTGGGAAATGACCTATCGCATGACCCGTCACGCCGGCGGGGCCGACAAAAATCGCAAAGTCGAATCGGATATCTATCTGGAACCGGGTCAGTATGAGGCCCACTTTGAGACTGATGATTCCCATTCTTTCCCGGATTTCAACGCCGCCCGGCCCGATATGCCGCAGAAGTGGGGCATTACCATCACTAAAAAATAA
- a CDS encoding putative Signal transduction histidine kinase, nitrogen specific, NtrB (Evidence 3 : Putative function from multiple computational evidences), giving the protein MKDSPQIEGRTVRILVVDDEEIVLSLVRDALEDAGYEIELAPSSAVALQKAESEYFDFLLTDIRMPECDGIELAQRIREKINGIGVIFMTGYANLSSAKDAIKEGAYDYIMKPFELNEMRQAVRNAVKKKQKDTEKTLVTELGRLSDLNQLIYTVGDMQSLMRLSLGFVMMQGKVSRGAIVYRSSHENEIRVIGTANLNESQFEESSHKIARDYLACSDPTLNAPFTISSLEEHPVYRNSGNPEAGAVLIPSWHTPGDRLVNIALRRGPKLYGFLILGLPPDAETMKGSELQLLSITANQIAISLENIILLDETRNAYARLKELQEQTIQLEKMAVRGQMSAEIGHELNNFLGVASGNLSLLEHHLRKQNYQELDKYLGAVMNNMESIRKFSQGLMDFSALTPNFELCSITSLVTDVIEYLKAQNHMRNIDFRLAVPHVPLFSLADMSQLQQLLYNLVNNAADAIHEKGDGFAGLIEVEIKYSGGDENFILRVTDNGTGIDKERQEIAFQQRFTTKKDGHGFGLLVCRRIIDIHGGTLKVDSTPDVGTVIAVNFPIRVSVESPAGISS; this is encoded by the coding sequence GTGAAAGATTCACCCCAAATAGAGGGCCGGACCGTCCGTATTCTGGTGGTCGATGACGAGGAAATCGTCCTTTCACTGGTGCGTGATGCGCTGGAGGATGCCGGGTATGAAATCGAACTCGCCCCCAGCAGTGCCGTCGCCCTTCAAAAAGCCGAATCGGAGTATTTTGATTTTCTCCTGACCGATATCCGAATGCCGGAATGCGACGGGATCGAACTGGCCCAGCGTATCCGGGAAAAAATAAACGGCATCGGCGTCATCTTCATGACCGGTTATGCCAATCTCAGTTCGGCCAAAGACGCTATCAAGGAAGGGGCCTATGATTATATCATGAAGCCCTTTGAATTGAATGAAATGCGTCAGGCCGTCAGGAACGCCGTCAAAAAGAAACAGAAAGATACCGAAAAGACTCTCGTGACCGAACTGGGACGGCTTTCGGATCTCAATCAACTCATTTATACCGTCGGGGATATGCAATCCCTGATGCGCCTCTCCCTCGGTTTTGTCATGATGCAGGGGAAAGTTTCCCGGGGCGCCATCGTCTATCGCAGCAGCCATGAAAACGAAATCCGGGTCATAGGTACCGCCAATCTCAACGAGAGTCAATTCGAAGAGTCATCGCATAAAATCGCACGCGACTACCTGGCCTGTAGCGACCCAACCTTGAACGCGCCTTTCACCATTTCATCACTCGAAGAGCATCCCGTTTACCGCAATTCCGGCAATCCGGAGGCCGGCGCCGTCTTGATTCCTTCCTGGCATACACCGGGGGATCGGCTGGTCAACATCGCCCTGCGGCGCGGGCCCAAACTCTACGGATTTCTGATCCTCGGCCTGCCCCCCGATGCCGAAACGATGAAAGGCAGCGAATTACAGCTTCTCTCTATCACCGCCAATCAAATCGCCATTTCACTCGAAAATATAATTCTCCTCGATGAAACCAGAAATGCTTACGCCCGGCTCAAGGAACTGCAGGAGCAGACCATTCAACTGGAAAAAATGGCCGTCCGCGGTCAAATGTCGGCCGAAATCGGGCACGAACTGAATAATTTCCTCGGTGTCGCCTCCGGTAATCTCTCCCTTCTGGAACATCATCTCCGCAAACAGAATTACCAGGAACTGGACAAATACCTGGGCGCCGTCATGAATAACATGGAGAGTATCCGCAAATTCTCTCAGGGACTGATGGACTTCTCCGCTCTGACCCCGAATTTCGAATTATGCAGTATTACTTCCCTGGTGACCGATGTCATTGAATATCTGAAAGCGCAAAACCATATGCGGAATATCGATTTTCGCCTGGCCGTTCCCCATGTTCCGCTTTTCAGCCTCGCCGATATGTCTCAACTCCAGCAACTCCTCTATAATCTGGTGAACAACGCCGCCGACGCTATTCATGAAAAAGGGGACGGCTTTGCGGGATTGATCGAAGTGGAGATAAAATATTCCGGCGGCGATGAAAACTTCATTCTGAGAGTCACCGATAACGGCACCGGCATCGACAAAGAGCGCCAGGAAATCGCCTTCCAGCAGCGCTTCACCACCAAAAAGGACGGGCACGGTTTCGGGCTTCTGGTTTGCCGCCGTATTATCGATATCCACGGGGGGACGCTCAAGGTCGATTCGACTCCCGATGTGGGAACGGTCATAGCCGTCAACTTCCCGATTCGGGTCTCGGTCGAATCGCCCGCCGGAATTTCATCGTAA
- a CDS encoding putative FOG: CheY-like receiver (Evidence 3 : Putative function from multiple computational evidences): MADRILVIDDTQVIRKFLEEVLTDSGFEVDTAADGKEGFEMVLANDYAMIFCDVHMPVMNGLQAVSEIKAVRPDVPIIMTDSFPEREAEEAAQMGAICCLTKPFDLQELKKTVNRILKKKVLADR, encoded by the coding sequence ATGGCTGATAGAATTCTTGTTATTGATGATACTCAGGTCATCCGAAAATTCCTGGAGGAAGTTTTAACCGATTCCGGATTTGAGGTCGACACCGCCGCCGACGGCAAGGAAGGATTTGAAATGGTTCTGGCTAATGACTACGCCATGATATTCTGCGATGTCCATATGCCGGTAATGAACGGCCTTCAGGCTGTTTCGGAAATCAAAGCCGTCCGGCCCGATGTCCCCATTATCATGACCGACTCTTTCCCGGAACGGGAAGCGGAGGAAGCCGCCCAGATGGGCGCCATCTGCTGCCTGACCAAACCGTTCGACCTGCAGGAATTGAAAAAAACCGTCAATCGAATCTTAAAGAAAAAAGTGCTGGCAGACAGGTGA
- a CDS encoding conserved hypothetical protein (Evidence 4 : Unknown function but conserved in other organisms) — MADLANKSILVVDDEEVMREFLSDVLEDFTVEKASDGDEAILRMKEKEFDLVITDMKMPRVSGEEVVKFARETYPHINIIVISGYSSLSSVGSALGYGVCAFLSKPFTIKQLRTEVEKSLKSSEKSGAEGGLYG; from the coding sequence ATGGCAGATTTGGCAAACAAATCGATTTTAGTCGTTGACGACGAAGAAGTTATGCGGGAATTCCTGTCGGACGTCCTCGAGGATTTCACCGTGGAAAAGGCCTCTGACGGTGATGAAGCGATCTTGAGGATGAAGGAAAAAGAATTCGACCTCGTCATTACCGATATGAAAATGCCTCGCGTTTCCGGCGAGGAGGTCGTTAAATTTGCCCGCGAGACCTATCCGCATATAAATATAATCGTGATTTCGGGATATTCCAGTCTTTCTTCCGTCGGCAGCGCCCTGGGCTATGGAGTCTGCGCCTTTCTCTCCAAGCCCTTTACCATAAAGCAATTACGAACCGAGGTAGAAAAATCATTAAAGTCATCTGAAAAGTCCGGGGCCGAAGGAGGCCTCTATGGCTGA
- a CDS encoding putative signal transduction histidine kinase (Evidence 3 : Putative function from multiple computational evidences) → MSVFSLLRNLALREKFVAVVSLVIVVSMLIISGYLIKRQNEIYHQELEKRGRALAANLAYNAEYGVILESKEELENLIKGVALSDDIVYVKIVASDGRVLAEIGRNLTEKAALVPNQSDAEQSDSALFSHYLYRSEAGDDFIELRHQVRTMRKEISKENLGAVAVNHTSGSVYEKIGEVRIGLTLANLNREVSKSQTAAILLTLMVVLSAIIIMTAFVRIIVRPIESLAEITDKISKGDLSKTVDITWKDEIGMLAMSFNRMIASLKKSQQEIEDYNRTLEEKIIERTCELEGAQAQLIQSEKMAAIGQLAAGVAHELNNPLGGILGYAQFALEKIENKEIHDLKPKDMESYKRYLRDIETQSRRCKAIVQNLLKFSRTSQTVEFLELDINQVLEETLTFIDHQLMMNQVALRKTIDRNIPKTQGNPGQLQQVFTNIIINAMHASKPGSEIAISTRFLPPLGEFAGAVEVAVADQGTGISEENLKKIFEPFFTTKEVGKGTGLGLSVSYGIIKEHGGEIRVKSRLGQGSIFTIILPLEKKGISVEKQYSA, encoded by the coding sequence ATGAGCGTATTCAGCCTCCTTCGCAATCTCGCTCTGCGGGAAAAATTCGTGGCCGTCGTCTCTCTGGTGATTGTCGTCAGCATGCTCATCATCAGCGGCTACCTGATCAAGCGCCAGAATGAAATTTATCATCAGGAACTGGAAAAGCGGGGACGAGCCCTGGCCGCCAACCTCGCCTATAACGCCGAATACGGCGTCATCCTGGAATCGAAAGAGGAACTGGAAAATCTGATAAAAGGGGTGGCGCTCTCCGATGATATCGTCTATGTCAAAATCGTGGCCAGCGACGGCCGCGTGCTCGCCGAAATAGGACGCAATCTAACCGAGAAGGCCGCTCTGGTGCCGAATCAATCCGACGCCGAGCAGAGCGATTCGGCGCTCTTCTCCCATTATTTATACCGTTCCGAAGCGGGCGATGATTTTATCGAATTGCGCCATCAGGTTAGAACCATGCGCAAAGAAATATCCAAGGAAAATCTGGGTGCCGTCGCCGTCAATCATACCAGCGGTTCCGTCTATGAAAAGATCGGTGAGGTTCGCATCGGCCTGACCCTGGCCAATCTCAACCGCGAGGTCTCCAAATCGCAGACCGCCGCCATCCTGCTCACGCTTATGGTGGTGCTGTCCGCTATTATCATAATGACGGCCTTCGTCCGGATCATTGTTCGGCCGATCGAATCCCTGGCCGAAATCACGGATAAAATCTCCAAGGGTGATTTGAGCAAGACCGTCGATATCACCTGGAAAGATGAAATCGGTATGCTGGCGATGTCGTTCAACCGCATGATCGCCTCCCTCAAGAAGTCGCAGCAGGAAATCGAGGATTACAACCGCACCCTCGAGGAAAAAATTATCGAGCGAACCTGTGAACTGGAAGGGGCGCAGGCGCAATTGATTCAATCGGAGAAAATGGCGGCCATCGGGCAATTGGCGGCCGGTGTCGCTCACGAACTCAATAATCCCCTGGGCGGTATTCTCGGCTATGCCCAGTTCGCCCTGGAAAAAATCGAAAATAAGGAAATTCATGACCTTAAGCCGAAGGATATGGAATCATACAAGCGGTACCTGCGCGACATTGAAACCCAATCCCGCCGTTGCAAGGCCATCGTCCAGAACCTCCTGAAATTCTCCCGGACCTCCCAGACGGTCGAATTCCTGGAACTCGATATTAATCAGGTCCTGGAAGAAACGCTGACTTTCATCGATCATCAGTTGATGATGAATCAAGTCGCTCTGCGCAAGACAATCGATCGGAATATACCGAAAACGCAGGGGAATCCCGGTCAGTTACAGCAGGTCTTCACCAATATCATCATCAACGCCATGCACGCCTCCAAACCGGGAAGCGAAATAGCGATTTCGACCCGCTTCCTCCCGCCTTTGGGTGAATTCGCCGGAGCGGTGGAAGTGGCCGTCGCCGACCAGGGCACCGGCATCAGCGAAGAAAATTTGAAGAAGATTTTTGAGCCGTTCTTCACCACTAAAGAGGTCGGCAAAGGAACCGGTTTGGGACTCTCGGTGAGCTACGGCATCATTAAGGAACATGGCGGCGAAATCCGGGTCAAATCAAGGCTCGGCCAGGGCTCAATCTTTACCATCATTTTGCCACTGGAGAAAAAGGGCATTTCTGTCGAAAAACAATACAGCGCCTGA
- a CDS encoding putative ABC-type uncharacterized transport system, periplasmic component (Evidence 3 : Putative function from multiple computational evidences), producing the protein MNVLDRLTLLRGDTPGMFLYYKVRKFLLLIGAVLALCLPAQRLSAQNDIKLAVVHSDSSESTLRTIKGIRSAISLQYSSATFYEVFLSGDAAAIDDNISTIRKINPYLILTVGTFATQVISDRIKDKPIVFSAVLNPETSGFVRTLSNPGGNITGSSLDIPADIQFQYFKRVIKDLKRIGVLYTSETENLIPPARAMARAAGLELVALKINSDKDIPAALDSLDRCVDGIWSVADKNIFSPSSTRFILLNTLRNSKPFMGFSRNLVESGALFALDFDYKDIGRQAGKIATEVISGKPPANIPVAVPGIIWFHYNEKTAKHINISIPDDLAAVAKEVYR; encoded by the coding sequence GTGAATGTTTTGGATAGATTAACACTTCTCCGAGGCGACACGCCGGGAATGTTTTTGTACTATAAAGTCAGAAAGTTTCTACTGCTTATCGGCGCGGTTCTCGCCCTGTGCCTGCCGGCCCAAAGACTCTCCGCCCAAAATGATATCAAACTGGCGGTGGTCCATTCCGACAGCAGTGAGTCCACTCTCCGGACCATAAAGGGTATCCGTTCGGCTATCAGTCTGCAATATTCATCGGCGACCTTTTATGAGGTCTTCCTCTCGGGCGATGCCGCCGCGATCGATGACAACATCAGTACCATCAGAAAGATAAATCCGTATCTGATTCTGACCGTGGGAACCTTTGCGACCCAGGTGATATCGGATCGCATCAAGGATAAGCCGATTGTCTTCTCGGCCGTCTTGAATCCCGAGACCTCCGGCTTCGTCCGCACGCTCTCCAATCCCGGAGGAAACATAACCGGCTCATCGCTGGACATCCCGGCCGACATCCAGTTTCAATATTTCAAACGGGTCATCAAAGATCTGAAACGGATCGGCGTTCTATACACCTCGGAAACGGAAAATCTCATTCCTCCGGCTCGCGCTATGGCGAGAGCGGCCGGGCTGGAACTCGTGGCCCTTAAAATTAACAGCGATAAAGATATCCCGGCGGCTCTCGATTCCCTGGATCGCTGTGTCGACGGGATCTGGTCGGTAGCCGACAAAAATATCTTCTCGCCCAGTTCCACGAGATTTATTCTTCTGAACACTTTGCGAAACTCCAAACCGTTCATGGGATTTTCGCGCAACCTGGTGGAATCGGGAGCCCTTTTCGCCCTCGACTTCGATTACAAGGATATCGGCCGGCAGGCCGGAAAAATCGCGACCGAAGTCATTTCCGGCAAACCGCCGGCCAATATTCCGGTCGCCGTTCCCGGTATTATCTGGTTCCACTATAACGAGAAAACGGCCAAGCATATCAACATATCTATCCCCGACGATCTGGCGGCGGTGGCCAAGGAGGTATACCGATGA
- a CDS encoding hypothetical protein (Evidence 5 : Unknown function) produces MTVSGKSDNIIRVYGVPTPGGAKMFRGTGKEFARIVDNFSRQEKF; encoded by the coding sequence TTGACCGTTTCGGGGAAATCGGATAATATTATCCGGGTTTACGGAGTTCCCACCCCGGGGGGGGCAAAAATGTTCCGTGGGACGGGTAAAGAATTTGCCCGAATCGTCGATAATTTTTCAAGACAAGAAAAATTCTAA